From Cydia fagiglandana chromosome 6, ilCydFagi1.1, whole genome shotgun sequence, the proteins below share one genomic window:
- the LOC134665064 gene encoding protein PTHB1: protein MSIFKVKQWWSNNDSRGDQAEVGTQNGGCFKVDRFSSHSDSDSIVTGEGSILKLYKPSGQDASNILLENNFNLPILQIETGKFIAGKEDRQILVLHPQSYAVYQLNRKEGHTDVGDQNALESVVKHSFTRRAYSITCGPFGNIKTRDFICVQALDGTLSFFDQDTFLFMCIFNDVIIPGPVCYVASCDSFVVCKSTWVLEIYSYQQLRELSELTARQNKKSIPQWVYNAGEEVTSLQAIQTSSNFSSIIALGERHLYCFQDNGLMKYMIKFDYMPICFNAYLIGWYYEPGSRLLVMVTSEDSKLFVYENTTLLWSCDLPHFAISISRCFLKLLPGGVVTLSNNGTIQVSYLGTEPDLNANAGSMINDVMDPEAVQAELDNVEETLQRILESKEEINDQYPTIDKIITIKADAGKPVQNLFQEFTQDDALHLCPVVLIITCEDPKMVQSIQITYVCSPPFACSESVICLDSINGTEIVETQVFMSSDADVSDTFVRIMLTVTDATGKIDVLNKKVLLPASLYCAPSGDAHENNIVLNLSVNKPCIKFNEIFTDFSEEEMDEHGNLSESVTFTYRNTKRNVTVRAAEKQYSVEAKEFSDIIAILDHLINKLSDHYARMDKADFRYNFQFDSELSKQIIVKLLKSIEVHAKERIKLKSSEDELNVLQRQFTLVQKRLLVQYGSLPPGDCDPLEYLMKDTHSRLIKCVNDIIQGKEAVSRASSTVTAVGNLIMRILNHTTPDTFKLKLIEEMLALNSLYEDFQELEETVTQALSYIVNDVLKKSEKDREKLAPVTEQGILSHINLKRFLKQIKMIMDRMFEEAGAGETETNKKGKVIRIEEFVEVL, encoded by the exons ATGTCTATATTCAAAGTAAAACAGTGGTGGTCCAACAATGATTCACGAGGAGACCAAGCTGAGGTGGGAACCCAAAATGGTGGTTGTTTTAAAGTGGACAGATTTAGCTCTCATAGCGATAGTGACAGTATTGTTACTGGTGAAGGATCAATACTTAAACTTTACAAGCCAAGTGGTCAAGATGCATCGAATATTCTACTagaaaataatttcaatttgcCTATACTACAAATTGAAACTGGGAAATTCATAGC TGGAAAAGAAGACAGACAAATCTTAGTTCTGCATCCACAAAGCTATGCCGTCTATCAATTAAACAGGAAGGAAGGCCATACAGATGTCG GAGATCAAAACGCCCTTGAATCGGTTGTGAAGCACTCGTTCACACGTCGAGCCTACAGCATAACATGTGGTCCCTTCGGGAATATTAAAACAAGGGACTTCATATGCGTGCAGGCCCTTGACGGTACTTTGAGCTTCTTTGACCAAGACACGTTTCTCTTCATGTGCATCTTTAACGATGTTATAATTCCTGGCCCCGTGTGTTACGTAGCTAGCTGCGATTCTTTCGTTGTTTGCAAGTCGACGTGGGTGTTAGAAATATACag CTATCAGCAATTGAGAGAGCTCAGTGAACTAACCGCCAGACAAAATAAAAAGAGCATCCCGCAATGGGTTTACAATGCCGGCGAGGAAGTGACGTCGCTTCAAGCTATACAG ACAAGCAGCAATTTCTCAAGCATCATTGCCCTGGGTGAGAGACATCTCTACTGCTTCCAAGACAATGGTCTCATGAAGTATATGATCAAGTTTGATTACATGCCTATTTGTTTCAACGCGTATCTAATTGGCTGGTATTATG aaCCAGGATCCCGTCTCCTAGTAATGGTCACCTCTGAAGACTCCAAGCTATTTGTATACGAAAACACCACTTTACTATGGTCCTGCGATTTGCCCCATTTTGCCATATCGATATCGCGTTGTTTCCTGAAGTTGCTACCAGGTGGCGTTGTCACACTCTCCAATAATGGTACCATTCAGGTTAGCTATTTGGGGACGGAACCTGATTTAAACGCGAATGCTGGGTCGATGATAAATGATGTTATGGATCCAGAGGCGGTGCAAGCCGAGTTAGATAATGTTGAAGAGACGCTGCAGAGGATTCTGGAAAGTAAAGAAG aaataaacgACCAATATCCTACAATAGACAAAATTATAACCATAAAGGCTGACGCCGGAAAACCTGTTCAAAATCTATTCCAAGAATTCACGCAAGACGACGCCTTACACTTATGCCCGGTCGTCCTCATAATAACATGTGAAGACCCAAAGATGGTTCAAAGTATTCAGATCACATATGTGTGTTCTCCGCCCTTTGCCTGCTCCGAATCTGTGATATGCTTAGACAGTATAAATGGCACTGAGATTGTAGAGACTCAAGTATTTATGTCCAGTGACGCGGATGTTTCTGATACGTTCGTTCGAATCATGCTGACCGTTACGGATGCTACAGGGAAGATAGATGTGCTAAATAAGAAAGTTTTACTGCCGGCGAGTTTGTATTGCGCGCCTAGTGGAGATGCTCATGAgaataatatagttttaaatttgAGTGTGAATAAACCTTGCATTAAGTTTAATGAGATATTTACAG ATTTTTCGGAAGAAGAAATGGATGAACATGGAAATTTATCAGAATCAGTAACTTTCACTTACAGGAATACGAAAAGAAACGTAACAGTTAGGGCAGCGGAAAAACAATACTCCGTAGAGGCGAAAGAATTTTCAGATATTATTGCGATATTAGACCATTTGATTAATAAGCTATCTGACCATTACGCTAGAATGGACAAGGCAGATTTCCGCTATAATTTTCAATTCGACTCTGAATTGAGCAAGCAGATTATTGTCAAGTTGTTAAAAAGTATCGAAGTTCATGCAAAGGAAAGAATTAAGTTAAAAAGCTCGGAG GATGAATTGAACGTACTCCAAAGACAGTTCACATTAGTTCAGAAAAGGCTCCTAGTACAATACGGGTCGCTCCCGCCCGGAGACTGCGACCCTTTGGAGTATCTCATGAAGGACACTCATAGCAGATTGATTAAATGTGTCAACGATATTATACAGGGGAAGGAAGCTGTTTCTAG aGCAAGTAGCACTGTAACTGCAGTCGGAAATCTCATTATGCGTATTTTAAACCACACGACGCCAGatacttttaaattaaaattgatagAAGAAATGTTGGCGCTAAATTCGTTATACGAAGATTTTCAG GAGTTGGAAGAAACAGTTACTCAAGCATTATCGTATATTGTGAACGACGTGTTGAAAAAATCGGAAAAGGACAGAGAGAAATTAGCACCAGTCACTGAACAGGGGATACTGTCTCATATCAACTTAAAGAGATTTTTGAAGCAGATAAAAATGATCATGGATCGAATGTTTGAAGAGGCAGGGGCAGGCGAAACTGAGACTAATAAAAAGGGAAAAGTGATACGTATTGAAGAGTTTGTGGAGGTGTTATAA
- the LOC134665573 gene encoding uncharacterized protein LOC134665573 isoform X1, translating into MSDTEQKEAIAARGRAKGSITRLKNSFDREALINSPIELVLAKKTRLLEAFREYERLTSKVASLFSSPPATLATDDEEVEDNYILLLAQLESIINVIRLRDNPPQASPSVSVKSENLKLPRVVIKTFTVVKQHLAALQNLGEPVDKWDAIIICILSKKIDLPTYRAFQLERDKNVSPTVKEFLGYVEKRALAFENTDVKGPSQSFVSRPEAAQAKLSAHQPQRQCLYCKCAHRLYNCPSFNLASIHKRMEFASTNNLCKICLSQHKRKCKFHFRCKVCKLQHNSLLHQDKPTPSVTLSATRNRAHNIVLPSARVKLITKSGRVIYCKALLDGCSQASFITQKIVDKLGLPMQNTSSKITGINNAKHAIDKCINLDVHSAVYPFKINVNCKVVDKITTKLPQIPINKSHITLPTNCKLADENFNKHGDVDLLLDAGVFFQILLTQTKNNGDQATKQPIVTAGTPSTSAPSLTTSSAAASSTSIACAATPQGPTLVQTSFGVIIGGRLQLPARKKSKQVISLLCTECNEYQSDLSSAFGETKKVTEIFLDKIPEQDYCEKPFRESTKLADNKYEVSQPNKFPLEQEVNSELGKTSHLALNGFLNLEKRLHVPQNQTLFTKYHDGHGQLILHNEDCIFSEYSPLPTELPELKADHTSALCLTTTVHNPDLFEIIKKFSTIAKMTCVLAYILRFCNNVKPTSQNLKDLTIVKHEKAQFLSNDLRMLQSDKQLKGNLNLLTPFLDGEGIIRVGGRLQNASLPYAAQHPAILPKQSPITNLLARNEHICLLDARQNVILCYS; encoded by the exons ATGTCAGACACCGAACAGAAAGAGGCAATAGCAGCCCGTGGTCGCGCCAAGGGGTCAATTACACGTTTAAAAAACAGCTTTGACCGAGAAGCGCTCATAAATTCGCCGATAGAGTTAGTGCTAGCAAAGAAAACTAGGCTTCTAGAGGCCTTTCGTGAATATGAGCGCCTCACTAGCAAGGTTGCCTCGCTTTTTTCCTCCCCACCAGCTACTCTCGCCACCGATGATGAGGAGGTTGAAGAcaactatattttattgttaGCACAGCTAGaaagtataataaatgtcatccGCCTGAGAGACAACCCTCCTCAAGCGAGCCCTAGCGTAAGTGTCAAGTCGGAGAACCTCAAGCTGCCTCGAGTCGTCATAAAAACATTCACAG ttgtcaaacagcaTCTTGCTGCTCTGCAAAACCTGGGTGAGCCGGTAGATAAGTGGGATGCCATAATCATTTGCATCCTATCTAAGAAGATTGACCTGCCTACCTACAGAGCATTTCAACTGGAGCGAGATAAGAATGTGTCGCCCACGGTAAAGGAATTCCTAGGATATGTTGAAAAACGTGCCCTAGCATTTGAAAACACTGACGTGAAGGGGCCTTCGCAGAGCTTTGTCAGCCGTCCTGAGGCTGCACAAGCAAAGCTGTCAGCGCATCAGCCTCAACGGCAATGTTTATACTGTAAGTGTGCacacagattatataattgCCCGAGTTTTAATTTAGCTTCCATTCATAAACGCATGGAGTTCGCTTCAACAAACAACTTGTGTAAGATTTGTTTGTCGCAACATAAGCGCAAATGCAAATTTCATTTTCGGTGTAAGGTGTGCAAGCTACAGCACAATAGCTTATTGCATCAAGACAAGCCTACTCCTTCTGTAACTTTGTCTGCAACAAGGAATAGGGCCCATAATATAGTTTTGCCTTCTGCTCGTGTCAAGCTGATTACTAAGTCAGGGCGAGTAATATATTGCAAGGCATTGTTAGATGGTTGCTCACAGGCATCGTTCATTACACAGAAGATTGTGGATAAATTGGGATTACCGATGCAAAATACTAGTTCTAAAATAACTGGTATCAATAATGCCAAGCATGCGATTGACAAATGTATAAACCTTGATGTGCATTCTGCTGTTTATCCATTCAAAATAAATGTCAATTGCAAGGTTGTTGATAAAATAACAACGAAATTGCCACAGATTCCTATTAACAAGTCGCACATTACATTGCCTACTAACTGCAAACTAGCCGATGAGAATTTTAATAAGCATGGTGATGTGGATTTGCTGCTAGATGCTGGTGTCTTCTTTCAGATTCTTCTGACGCAGACGAAGAATAATGGAGACCAAGCAACCAAACAGCCTATCGTGACTGCGGGCACTCCAAGTACTTCCGCACCGAGCCTTACAACCTCGAGTGCTGCAGCTTCGAGTACTTCAATAGCATGCGCCGCTACGCCACAAGGTCCGACACTAGTGCAGACATCATTTGGCGTGATCATCGGTGGTCGACTGCAGCTGCCTGCAAGAAAAAAGTCCAAGCAGGTAATATCTTTGCTTTGTACGGAATGCAATGAATATCAAAGCGACCTGTCAAGTGCTTTTGGGGAAACTAAAAAGGTGACTGAAATTTTCCTAGATAAAATACCAGAGCAAGACTATTGCGAAAAACCTTTTAGGGAATCTACAAAGCTAGCAGATAATAAATATGAGGTCTCACAGCCCAATAAGTTCCCTTTAGAGCAAGAAGTCAACTCTGAGTTAGGAAAAACTTCTCACCTGGCACTCAATGGATTTCTCAATCTAGAAAAGAGGTTGCATGTGCCACAGAATCAAACTCTTTTCACAAAATATCATGATGGGCATGGGCAATTAATCCTCCATAATGAAGATTGTATATTTTCAGAATATTCACCTCTGCCCACCGAGTTACCTGAACTGAAAGCTGATCATACCAGTGCTCTGTGCCTTACAACCACAGTGCACAACCCTGATCtctttgaaataataaaaaagttctCTACTATAGCAAAAATGACTTGTGTTCTTGCATATATCCTTAGGTTTTGCAATAATGTCAAACCAACTTCTCAGAACCTTAAGGACTTAACTATAGTCAAACATGAGAAAGCTCAATTCCTTTCAAATGATTTAAGGATGCTGCAATCTGACAAGCAACTTAAAGGTAATTTAAATCTGCTAACTCCCTTCCTTGATGGCGAAGGCATTATACGAGTTGGTGGTCGATTGCAAAACGCGTCGCTTCCTTATGCCGCACAGCATCCGGCAATATTGCCAAAACAGTCACCTATAACAAACTTGCTTGCAAGAAATGAGCATATATGTTTACTAGATGCAAgacaaaatgtaatcttatgTTATTCATGA
- the LOC134665573 gene encoding uncharacterized protein LOC134665573 isoform X2: protein MSDTEQKEAIAARGRAKGSITRLKNSFDREALINSPIELVLAKKTRLLEAFREYERLTSKVASLFSSPPATLATDDEEVEDNYILLLAQLESIINVIRLRDNPPQASPSVSVKSENLKLPRVVIKTFTGKYTEYYEFTNMFTAMIDKCTSFSAVQKLYYLKGFLSDEPLDLIKNLPLEDNSYPEALRLLKERYDNKVRITQEHVNALLDMPTITRSNVTNLRNFISVVKQHLAALQNLGEPVDKWDAIIICILSKKIDLPTYRAFQLERDKNVSPTVKEFLGYVEKRALAFENTDVKGPSQSFVSRPEAAQAKLSAHQPQRQCLYYSSDADEE from the exons ATGTCAGACACCGAACAGAAAGAGGCAATAGCAGCCCGTGGTCGCGCCAAGGGGTCAATTACACGTTTAAAAAACAGCTTTGACCGAGAAGCGCTCATAAATTCGCCGATAGAGTTAGTGCTAGCAAAGAAAACTAGGCTTCTAGAGGCCTTTCGTGAATATGAGCGCCTCACTAGCAAGGTTGCCTCGCTTTTTTCCTCCCCACCAGCTACTCTCGCCACCGATGATGAGGAGGTTGAAGAcaactatattttattgttaGCACAGCTAGaaagtataataaatgtcatccGCCTGAGAGACAACCCTCCTCAAGCGAGCCCTAGCGTAAGTGTCAAGTCGGAGAACCTCAAGCTGCCTCGAGTCGTCATAAAAACATTCACAGGTAAATACACAGAATATTACGAATTTACAAACATGTTCACAGCTATGATCGACAAGTGTACTTCCTTTTCAGCGGTGCAGAAGCTGTATTATCTTAAAGGTTTTTTAAGTGATGAACCGCtcgatttaataaaaaatctgccATTAGAAGACAACAGCTACCCAGAAGCACTGCGCTTACTGAAGGAACGATACGATAATAAAGTTCGAATTACGCAAGAACATGTTAATGCACTACTAGATATGCCTACAATCACGCGATCTAATGTCACTAATTTACGAAATTttatttcagttgtcaaacagcaTCTTGCTGCTCTGCAAAACCTGGGTGAGCCGGTAGATAAGTGGGATGCCATAATCATTTGCATCCTATCTAAGAAGATTGACCTGCCTACCTACAGAGCATTTCAACTGGAGCGAGATAAGAATGTGTCGCCCACGGTAAAGGAATTCCTAGGATATGTTGAAAAACGTGCCCTAGCATTTGAAAACACTGACGTGAAGGGGCCTTCGCAGAGCTTTGTCAGCCGTCCTGAGGCTGCACAAGCAAAGCTGTCAGCGCATCAGCCTCAACGGCAATGTTTATACT ATTCTTCTGACGCAGACGAAGAATAA